TGGAGATGGATAGGTCAGATGGAGATGGATAGGTCAGATGGAGTCATGTAGGGATTCATCAGGAGGAAGCGCAGAGCACACCTAAGATCATTTATTTTTTGGCTGTTTTGAAAGTCAGGTCAAAGCTGGTCAGTGAGCAATGTGGAGTGGTAGGCTATTGACTCCCTCAGTTCTCTCCATTTCAGATGTTGGACACCACGGTAGACTATTGCACCTAGCAGAAACATGGTTCTGTGGGTAAaataaactactgtagactattgagatgcacccctacaGTCCCTGGTAGGTGACAAGGTCCTGTGGAGCGTCTGCTATGTCTGACTTACTGCAGCGATGGAGGGTTTCTTCCCATCTCCAGCAGGAGGGTGAGTGACATCAGCACCCAGGAAGATGACTGGCTGCTGGAACACCAGGGGCCTGGGAAGAACAGACGATTAACCAGTGCCATCATCACAGAGAAGACGTGTGAACAGAAGAACGGACATATACATGGATGGCTGGATGAGACCGACTTGACTTTTCACTTATAGCGTGTAGAATGAGTAGACTGGTATCCAATTGTCAGTAGTTACTATCCGTCTCTAGTTACTatttgtctcatcactacaactcccgtacgggctcgggagagacgaaggtcgaaagccatgcgccctccgaaacccaaccaagccgcactgcttcttaacacagcgcgcatccaacccggaagccagccgtacgtaccaatgtgtcggaggaaacaccgtgcacctggcgacctggttagcgtgcactgcgcacAGGAGTCGCCAGTGCGCGATGAGACatggatatccctaccggccaaaccctccctaacccggacgacgctaggccaattgtgcgtcgccccacggacctcccggtcgcggccagctgtgacagagcctgggcgcgaacccagattctctggtggcacagctagcactgcgatgcagtgccctagaccactgcaccacccgggaggcccaggtTTATACATTTTAACCGAATGCAGAGTACAATACTGTTAGACATTGACAGTAAACCAGCAAGTATTCATAGCGATGACAATGAGAGGTTCTGCACTGACCTGCCCTGTGGGAGGAGGATGTTGTTGACCCCGCCCAGCTTGACATTGATCTTCAGGcagaggttagagagggtctggggAGTGGTTTTCTGAACATTCTTGACCTGGACACACTGGGTGGCCATGCCCAGCACCGTGTCACCAACACGCTTCACCTCAGCTAGCCCACAGAGaagcaggggagggagggagaaaggctATGTCAGCACAATAGGAGAGATATACAGCTAGTTTGTGTTTTGCAATGAATTCTGAATTGGTTTATGAATGCACTAAtttaagtcgctttggataagagtgtctgctaaatgactaaaatgtcaaagtgTAAGGTAGAAAGATCATGTGAAATTTGCTTTCATACAGTTGAACATATAATCCACTAAATAATCCAGAACAGCATATAGAGCACAGCACTAACTGAACCAATAGGATTTAGAGGCAGAGTTATAAACAGTGACATTCAGGACTTAggaacatatactgaacaaaaatacacaacacaaaatgtgaagttttggcccatgtctcatgagctgaaatgatcccagaacaaaaagcttatttatctcaaattttGGCCACAAATATTTTTACATCTCTGTTAATGATAATTTCTCCTTTGcctagataatccatccacctgacaggtgtggtatatcaatgTGATTAAACAtgatccttacacaggtgcagcttgtgctggggacaatagaaggccactaaaatgtgcagttgtgtcacgtAACAATGATCATTGtcatgtctcaagttgagggagcatgccaTTGGcaagttgactgcaggaatgtccacctgagctgttgccagataacttCATGTTTATCTGGCAACAGCAAAACGACGAgcgttttgctgatgtcaacattgtgaacaaagtgcctcatggtggtagtggggttatggtatgggcaagcatTAACTatagacaatgaacacaattgcattttttttaaaggtatctgtgaccaacatgtgcaaatctgtattcccagtcatgtgaaatccatagattagggcctaaataatttcaattgacagatttcctcatatgaactgtaccgtgaaaattgttgcgtttatatttttgtacagtaTAGTTTCCTCACCATAGACGGGTGTCTTTCCAGGCAGGATGACCACCACCAGCTGCAGGCCCTGGTAGGTGTACTTCAGGTGTTTGAACATGGGCTCCACGCTGTCCGCCCCCTGAGCGTACTTACAGAAACAGGGTTGGCCCTGGATGGGCATCCCCGCGTCGCGAGAGATCTTACGCAGCTGGTCTGTGAACGCCCTGAGAGAGAAACAGGTTAGAAGGTACAAAAACACAAGTGTCCTCTAACTCTTTATTGGATTCCAAAAATATTGTGTAGATTGAAATCATAAGCAGGCTAACACAGAAGTTTCAGAAATTGAAAAATACTATAACTTAAAAAAAACATCCCAattataaacccccccccccacaatggTTATTGAGGCTCCTAAGGGCTCCTGGCAGCAGCAGTTCTTACTTAAGCAGGAGTTCAGTACACTGTCTCTGTGGGGCGAAGCAGGCGATGGCCCACACCTTGATCTCTATGCCAGTGTGGAACTGCTTGTTCCTCATGTCCCACACTCCCTGGATGGGAGTTGCTATTGCTTTATTCTGCTTGAGTAAAAGGAAGAAGAGATAAGGGTCAGAGACAAATAGTTGTCTGAATGGGACAAATTAATCCGGGTGTACACTACATGAGTCAAAATCCAAACATCGCTGAGCCTTGCATTAAACAACTGGCATTCCTGTAGTTTTTGTTTGTTGCCAACATAGTGGTGCAATACTAAGCGATGTGGCACAGACTGAGGTCACCCTGCAAGACTTCACTTGGTCGGTGAGGATTTGATATCACGCTGTCTCGCCAAAACAATGTGATTAGATTAAACGTAGCTCCAACGTGCTGTGGCTCAAAGCAGCCTCAAACTTTTTGAGTCAGACATTCACACTTGCCATACAGAGTTGAAATGTCTCTAGTCATCATTTGAATTTAAATAACATTGCTTGTGCACTTCAGAGCTGTAACTGACACTTTGGCTAAAGGCAAGACTCATACTAGTGGTAGTCACATTAAATCTGCGTTGGTGACACACACCCTGAGTAGGCAAAGATATGGGGATGTTGTCGCTGGGACAGCTAAAAATCAGGGCCAAAATTGGGTTGTGTACACCGGGCTTAAATGGGATGTTTCACATTAGAAGGCTGATTCAAAATACAAGTGACGTAACTTAGTTATTTGGAGTGATCTAAGTTTCCATAATATACGTAAAGAACTGTTGTTCATCAGTGCAGTTTTTATAATGCCAGttttttgccttagcactacacacctgattaaaAGCTTGgtgattagttgaatcagttgTGGGCGCGATCAGTTGTGGGCGCGAGTTGTGTTCTTGTTAGTACAAAGACCAGGATTAACCCAACCCATCTTAAATAAGAGAAACCTACCCGCCCTCCatagaggatggatggggcctgGAGGACTCTGCCGTTCACCTCGGTCATCTCATCCCTCACCATCACCCCAAACTCACGCACGTAAGGATCATTGTTAAAGTTGGCACTTCTCAtctgaaaagagagaaaaaggttTAGTGGTAATAATTCAGAGTGTTTATATACAGTTGTGGAGAAAGTACtcaaatagaaaatgactcatgtaaaagtcatccagtaaaatactacttgagtaaaagcctAAAAgtctttggttttaaatatacctaagtatcaaaagtaaatggaattgctaaaatccACAATTAATTTTTTACAATTATTGGCGGATAGctaggggcacaccaacactcagacataatttacaaatgaagcacgtgtttagtgagtcctccagttcagaggcagtagatgacaaAAGATCTTcccttgataagtgtgtgtgaattggaccgttTTCCTGTCAAAGTGTGAcgacttttgggtgtcagggaaaatgtatggagtattttctttaggaatgtagtgaagtaaaagtctgcaaaaatataataaataatgaAGTGCTTTTACATCActgtttatatacacacacacacacacacacaaggacttTGGAAAGACAGCCCAAATGAAAACATACACATATGGTCAGGCCATCAATAGTTAAATCACAGCCGTTCAGAGTCAATGTACATCCTAATAGATTATTTCAAGTTCATAAAAGTAGCTTTCAAGACACACTGTGCTTGAGTTCTCTCTCCCAAGTCAGTTAAGTCTCTTTACCAGTTTGCTGATCTCTTCCTGACGGTCAGGTGCCGATCGGGCTGTGGCACGGATCATAGTGGATGTTTGATTGTCGGTCAGCTTCTTGATGCACCGCTGGCCAGCCACTATGTTACAGACCTAGACACATACATTACAACACAACTTTATTACTAACCCCAGGGACACATCACGAAGGCTTCAGCCGGAGAATAGTCTTGCATATGGAGATTGTCAAATGGTTAAGCTaaatcctcagttctctccttgcctccttttGAAAAGGGCCAAAGATAATAAAGGAGAGGAAACACATGCGCTTGTATGAAATGAGACTCCTTCACTCACGCGTCAGGCAAATTACATTTCTAAATGTGTAAAGTGGTTGAAAATGCATTGAACAAATAGGTTTAGATAAAAGGATGAGAAGCATATCATGTTTAAATGTGTGCATGTCTTTTCTCCTAGGAAAAAACAGCTGATTCAAAGGAAGTGTGGCAGGTTTTAAAACACTTGAGCTACCTGACACGatgtcccgtgtggctcagttggtagagcatgacgcttgcaacgccagggtcgtgggttcgattcTCACGGGGGACCAATACGAAAACGtacacactcactactgtaagtcgctctggataagagggtctgctaaattactaaagcATACTCTTGTGCATCGTCTGTTGAAGTAATGGTAAAACAGGGATTCTGTAATACCGCCCGGATCCTCATTCTTTGTAACAACTTAAACCCAGCAGTAAACCATCAACAAGTTGTAAGGGGAGACTGCCGACTGACCTCAAGGGGGAGGTAGGtgtgtttctgctcctgtccgaCCTGTAGACAGGGGAGGTGGGGGTAGCGCAGTATGAGTTTGTACTTGTCTTTGAAGTACTGCGCTACTGTGCATTCTATGGTCTGGCCATTCTCCTGCTGCAGTGGAAACCTGAGGTCAAACAGATGAGCGAACCAAAAATAAATAAAGCTTAAATGGATTTTCAAAGAAATCCAAGACCAAGTGGGGATTTCTGTTTAACTTGATTGGGATCTGCTCCTAACCTGCACATTATTGATGTGTAAAACATGTTAATATTAGGTTTGTTTCTATCACATCCCTAAACAAACCAGTCATGTTTACATCACAGGAAACTaaaagaattgaggctgttgtgAATATTTTAGGGTGTTCTTTCTTACGTCTGGTGGCTGGCCGGTCTTCTGGTAACATTACATACTCTGTACTTCCGTTTCATCTGACCACAGTGAGTGATCTCAACCTTCAGACCTGAGAATCACAACAAGACAATGGTCAGATTCACATATTCTGTGGACAACAACAGTTTCCTATTTTATCACATTCTACTCTGATTTCAAGTCAGATTAAGATTTTAAGTCAATACACAAAGATACATGCATCATTAATATGTTATAGTACAGAATTTTGGGATATAAGTATTTTCAAATATTTCCACTcagacagacaaaacaaccaaccCAACGCAACTATTGATTACCTGGTAATGAATGATTACCTTTGATTTCCTTGGTAAACTTTACTCTCTGGGAGTCGGTTAAGGGTTTCTGTTGTTCTTCAATACTTTTGAAATCCAAAACCTCACACATGAACTCAATCACAGGCTGGGCCTTGTAGAAGGCAGTGGCTGACACTGCAAAAACAAAACACCAAGCACAGCACAGATTCAGGCCTATCCTCCTTCCAGATACATACTGTAACTTGCCATTATGGTAGGTTGCACTCATTTTAGCAGTGGGTTTACACTTTTAGGACCAATGGCATCACCACAAAAGTACAAGCTCCACCCAAATCAGCACTTTAGGGAGAGCTTAATCAACGCCACTGACTGAAACCTACCATGGAATGAGATTCCCAGTACAATCCTCCttccagtcacacacagagacatactcTAGTCTGACACTTTGGTTGTGTTCCAAATGGTACATTCCTTACAGCCATTTGCAGAGTGAAACCTACCGTCAATGTTTAGCATCATCTTCCACAGGGAAGGCCTAACCGATTGGTGGAACCCAAACCAGACCTCCCTGCCCCCGCCCAGGGGGTTGGAGCATCCCTCTGAAGGGGTGAAGAAAGAACGTCCGACGGGGGTGTACCTGTTGGATGAGGGTGGGAGGAAAATGTGATTAATATCTCAACTGAAATTGGCTTTACAAatagacaaggagagaggaattTGCATAACCCACAGGGAGAAATATACTAGAAGTAAATGGGGATTGTAAGGCTTTGGTGGGTACAAAGAAAACGGTGATTTGTGAATTTGTGACCATTTTTTAAGGAAACAGAAGAAACGTCTTGGGATAGAGGGACATATTAGGTGTGTGGACCCATTTACTGGTTTGATCAAGTCCATTTGCACGAGAACATTTGTTTTATAACTATGTATGTGCTGTAACTAAATACCACCATTAAATACCAATATTACATACCAAAAATATACTGATTGTTCTAAAGGGGAAAACACTGACCTCATAGAGGGCAAATGTCTCATGACCACGTCCAGGGCCTGGATGGTCTCAAAGGGGATGTTTGGCAGTCGTCCAGACAGGGCTTCTTGAAGAGCTTGCAGACTGACGCAGGACACCCACTTTATGGCCACTTTGAAGTTCCGGTCTTTCCCCTCGCCTGGGATGGTCACCTCCAGCTCCACCTGTTTGGGGACACAGGTGTTTTGGTGCGTTTAAAATAGGCTGCATCCGAAAACTCTACAGGAGAAAGTTAAGCCGTCCATCTGTGAGCTGAAGTGCAGCTGGGTTATGCAGCAATACAAATcatccaacactcagtcatctcAATATGAAAATGATTCAAAAGCAACAAATTTGAAATGTTGAAATGttctagtcaaagtccagacctaatcccaattgagatgtggcATAACTTGAAACAAGCatttcatgcttgaaaacccacgaAGGTTGtggagttaaagcagttctgcatacaagactgggccaaaattcctccagtgatgtgagagactgattaacaactacaggaagcatttggttggagtcattgcaactaaaggtggcacaaccagttattgagtgtaagggggccaTTCGTTTTTTACACCGGGGCATTGCGTGTTGCATAACTTTATTTATGAAATAAACATGtaattgtgttatttgttcactcagatTCCCTTTATCTGATATTTAGGTTTcagttgaagatctgataacattcagtatcaaaaatagagAACATcaggaagggggcaaatactttgaCGTTACTGTATACCCCAAGACGTGTGAAAAGTAGTCTATACACAAGATAGAAACCAATATTATGGATGTAATTTACACTCAGAGGCCTGTTTATTTAGGTACACCACCAAGTTCACGAAAACGGTTCGCTTCTACAGACACaagtcacgtggccgtggcttgctatataaagccaCCAAACAGGCATCCTTTTACTGTACGATtaaacgttagaatgggcaaatcgagtgacctaagcgaccgAGCGTGGTATGATCATTGGTACCAGGTACGCCAGTTCGGGTCGCAGAAGCTGGCCGGGCCCCTTTTTGCGCACGATAGTGTCTGGAGTTTAAagatggtgcgacaaacaaaaaaacatccagtcagcagcagtcctgcGGGCGCAAACAGCTAACTGATGAGAGGTTgaagaatggcaagaatcatacaggcgggccacaaacagacaaataacggcaTCGTACAACAGTGGAGTGCAGAGCAGCATCTCAAAGCAGacaactcgtcggtccttgtcatggatgggctatCGCAGCAGACAACCACACCGGGTTCTACTCCTATCAGTTAAAAACAAGGAGAAGTGGCTCCAGTTGGCACGCGATagccaacactggacaattgagtgAATAAACATTGCCTGATCCGATGAATCCCGATTCCTGTTACGttatgctgatggcagagtcaggatttggcataagcagcatgaatccatggccccatcctgcctggtgtcaatggtacaggctggtggtgtaaTGTGTGGGGAATGGTTTCCATGCCCCGAAGAATTTGtactgttctggaggcaaaaggGGTTCTGACACAGTACTAGATAGGTGTGCCTAATAAtctggccactgagtgtacatAATATCACATTGCGTGTAATCACGGCTGTCCCAAAACATAGGGGCCTTCACATAACAGACACCTCTGGTCAGACGGGGAGACTTACTTTTTCCCTGCCTATAGGTAAGGGCATGGCTGTGTAGAGATTCTTCCTCCCGTCATACACTGGCTTTCGATCCCCAAAGATCTGCGTTTTAAAGTGCTGTACCATGTGCTCCACAATTTCCCTGAGAACACAAATGGAGCGTGTTAGACTTTATCAATACAGTACAAAACGTCATTAACTAGACAATAGCCTACTAGTTATTTCGCTCAGGTGAAAGCCTGTAAACCAATTAAAACGGCTCCATACCGGTTGACCCTTCTGGGGCATTTCTCTGGCTTGATGTCAATGTCGTAGTGGTAGACCTCCAGTTTGGGGATCTCCATCTCAAAGAAGTTGGCCTGCAGTTTGATTGTCCTGCCCATGGTGCCAAAGTCTGGCCGCGAGGGGGGTTTGAACACATACTCTGGCACTGGGGGAGACGGGGGATCTGGATCAGAGGGGTCAGGGGTAGGAAGCAAACAAAGAAACAAGTTAATAACTGCACATACAAAACAGGTtgtttagcctggtcccagaacttTGAGAAGTTTTACCAACTCCTATGATCATGGTCATGGGTTGGAAAGAcaacaaacagacctgggaccaggctatattaGGGTAACTCACAAGATTGTTCTTTCACACTTGAAAGTGAAATATTATTTTCTAGAATGTGAATAGATCCTCAATACATTTTGCTGCCATGCTTGAACTATTTGGTTGGTGAGCCCTGGCCGAGTTTGACTGTTCGTTCTGCGAACAGGCATCTTTGGTCTGGGGCCTTGAGGTCATGGAGGAACATGTTTGAACATACTCCCTTTTGACATCTTATCTCTGTTCTCCAGCTCTTTGAATCCCCATAACTCCCTTTTGACTTTAACAATGCACACTAGCTAGCTATACAGTACAAACTGTCATGTCCAATAAGTCACTGAAGAGAACAAGTGGAATGTCCTTGTGAGTCTTAACGCATGATtaagacattgttaatgtggcAGGAAAAAATACCAGGAAAGTTTATCAGAAAAATGCAGTCTTTCCTTGAGCTGACTTTTCCCGGTGGATATTTGTTCTCTCAGCTAGCTAAGCCTCTATGAAGAGTGAACTATTATAGGATTTCTCTCCATTTCAAATCAGAATGTCTGAATATCTGCTGTAATATTTAGTAGAAGAGGGGATTTCAGGGGTCTGATATTCAGGACATATTGTAAGATGCAAATCAGTGCATTGGAAAATATATGCCTAGTGCTTCAGTGCAGTCTACTGTTCTTTCTCGCTGGTAAACACTTTTCATCCAATTGATTCCTACAATTATACTTGCCGTATTTGCATGGCAGAATCAAGACATTTAAATTACAGCAGTCCGGGGGACAGAAGAAAACAAAATGTATACTGTGGGGTATAGTAGGCTGGCGGTACAAACATAGTGCTAGACTTATACTGGTGTGAAATAAGCTTACCAGAGCCAATTGACCCCGAGGAGTGAGGTGGTTCAAGCATCTCAGCAGCTAGAGAAGAAGAAAAGGGTGGTCAATTGACATGTCTCACAATGAGTCAAATGAAGGCTGAATGGATCAAAATGTTGTGTAATATTCTTAGATATTACTCcttttgaaaatgcccaaagGAAACCATGTTACGCCATTCTTCATGTACATTTTTATTCCCTATACTTTATTCCTGCATAGTTAGCTAACTATTTCTAAATGCCTTGCCCTCTTATCAGCCTTAGAACAGGGTCATGTAGCTACAACTGCTGGGCGATTTTTCTGCTCCCTTATCAACAAGCACACACAAGCAATCTGGAAGTCTGACCACTCCTAAACCACTCATCTTCTTGAAACTTGTCACTATCATTCTCAATAAGTGGAGGGTAGGACATAATCAACCAAAAAAGAGTTAGTCAACAGGCATATCAGTGGTGCCATTTCATTTTCTAGCAAATTTTAAATTCACCCAAACTTGCTCCACTTTGAAAAACCTAGGAGGAATGAACAATTTATATGCTACTACTAGGATAATCTATTAGCTAGTTTCAACTCACTAATAGCTAGTTTCAACTCATTACCAATTTCAACTCACTAACAAAAACTTAGCAAAGGATGCATAACTAAATTATCGATGTTTGCTCAATTCATAGCAAGTTGACTGGTCCCCATAATAGTAACGTTAACTAGTTAAACAAGAGGGTAGAGAATAACTTTTTATCAAACAGCCTCGAAAAGATAACTAGTCACAACAAGCAATGGCTAAAAAGTAGCCAAATAGTGTTAGCTGGTCAGCATGCaaaccagctagctaacatttgaAAAGGCTAACAAGCCGCGGTTGGCTAAGGGAAGATGACTAACCTAGCTACCTAGCAAACAATGTGTTCAtctgagctagctaacgttagctagcgagatGGCTACTTAAGACCAACTATTTGATGGTCGAATTCTTTCTAGAACTAGTTTAAAGTAATTGTTCGCTAATTTGCCCAAATGAATCTTACTTTAGGATTGGACTTGAACAACAAGTTACGCGACTTCCAGCTATCATTAGCCAGGTCAACGTGCATAAGCTAAAAGCTACAGTAACAACAGGCCGGGAAAACCGTGGCAATGATTGCTAACAAGATCTAGCTAACTAGGACGAAATGTTATTCTGAAATTATATTGAGGTTGGCGAACAATGTTACAAAATGAAAACAAACCATCATGCAAATGATTGAAGATACCAACGACATACAAATCAGCACCCTTATAGTTAGCCGTTTTGCTAACTAGCAATGCACAATTTACCTCCAGCAGCTCCACTGGAATACATTTTGTAGTTTTTCAGCGTGCACAGTGGTCGTACGGATACTCCACTTTTCTCCGGTCAAACGTCGCCAAAATACATACGTGAATGGGTACTATATATAAAACAATGTGGGTGGCTCGGTTAGGAAGTGGAAGGATTTAGCCAAGAAGTAAAGTACAACACCATGAGAGCTCTATCATCCTCTGCAAGGCCCCATCCCCCTAAATACAAACCCGAGCAATGCCGAGAAGAGCTAGTAATGAATATGTGTGATGTCACACGCACAGCCCGCAATTATCCGCGCGCGCTCTTTCCAAGGCCGTCTTTATTTTACAACTTGTCGAAATCCAGGGGAAGATGGATCAACCAAAATgcattaaatgtatttaattcaAGCCATGTTAACACCGTGCGACAACAAATGAGTTGTAACGTTACCAACCAAATGTACATTTCTGTTTACTCAATTTGACCACTGACGAATGCAATTCACAGGAAGAAGAAACAGCTGTCATTTCCGGGTATGTTGTATTTTGAAAAAAAAAGATCACTGATAAACCAATCTCTTATGTATACAGTAACCAAGATACTGCTTTAAATGGCATACAGGTAGGTCTGTTCTGACTTTACACGGTTATTGTTATATTTAGTTATTAATACTTATTTCCAAAAAAGGTCTTAGGAACGtttatatgtaaaaaaaaaaaaaaaattaaattattTTATGATCAGTTTTCATATGTACTTAAAATAGTAGGTACCattttatttaaattattatttgttgttttatttctcaGAATAGTTCCTGATTACACTAAAGAGGGTTTTTAGTCTCTCTTACTACAAGAACCCTTGGTTTGGTCTTGAACATAACTTCCAGTTGAGTTGAATTTCAAAGGTTATGGAATAAGCTATTTTCACTTTAAATTGACTTAAATGGTGCAGTTCTCGGTTCCTTATCGTTTACGTTCACTGCTCCTACGTCTttgactcatcctactacagtttATACTTTTATATAATCTTtgctgttttgtctttgtctatatTATATCTTAATGCTAGGGGGTTACGAAACAGTGTGAAGCGCAAGGCCTAATTTTTATTTGCTAAACAATTTCGAACAGATTTTTGCTTTTTTCAAGAGTCTCACTCAATTTTGGCTGATGCCAACTTCTGGAGGTCACAGTGGGGCAAAGATATTTGGCTTTCCCATGGATCTGAACGCTCTGCTGGTGTCACTACAATGAAAAatacctttggtggtaatattctacactcggaatgtgacccctttggtcactttatttgtcttgtgatcagttacaatgacattacactcattactgtaaacttctatgggtacaacaccaaacatgagaatgatgagttacaatgacattacactcattactgtaaacttctatgggtacaacaccaaacatgagaatgatgagttgcTTGAATCTATAGAGAAACATATATTTCCTTGGTTATCTAAATTTCCCAATTCGTTATTATTGATAGGAGGGGACTTTAACATTACAATAGATAATTCAACTGATATATGGCCCCCAGGTaggccaaccaatcagaatttgggtttaatactttttatggaaaagtttgatcttactgatgatgtatggagagagaggtttccgGCCGAAAGATCATTCACTTGGAGTAACAAAACAGGCTCCAGACAATCCAGAATAGATTTTTGGCTTATATCCAAATGTATTGATagtgagtgtgttactacaaatatttgtactactcccctcacagaccatagggctatttacattgatatcaaaatatttacccctgatactaaccttggtagagcatcctactggaagctaaacagctcattattaaataatgatatagttaCATTTGAGGTTAAAGATCTGCTCTCACACTTTTGGGAAAAGGCTTGTGAAGAAAAGTCTTATTGCAAGAACTGGGAGCTCTTTAAATTTGAGGTGTCCAAATATCTGGTAGTAATCTTGCTAAGACCATaagagctgaggaggaaaaggtgatcaTTAAGATAACTTCCCTTTCTCAGAGGTCCCCAACTGACCTCttgggggaggagaagatggaactaattgagttacaaaataaactggataacatatataaattaaaagcagaagg
This genomic interval from Oncorhynchus clarkii lewisi isolate Uvic-CL-2024 chromosome 18, UVic_Ocla_1.0, whole genome shotgun sequence contains the following:
- the LOC139373770 gene encoding protein argonaute-2 isoform X3, coding for MYSSGAAGAAEMLEPPHSSGSIGSDPPSPPVPEYVFKPPSRPDFGTMGRTIKLQANFFEMEIPKLEVYHYDIDIKPEKCPRRVNREIVEHMVQHFKTQIFGDRKPVYDGRKNLYTAMPLPIGREKVELEVTIPGEGKDRNFKVAIKWVSCVSLQALQEALSGRLPNIPFETIQALDVVMRHLPSMRYTPVGRSFFTPSEGCSNPLGGGREVWFGFHQSVRPSLWKMMLNIDVSATAFYKAQPVIEFMCEVLDFKSIEEQQKPLTDSQRVKFTKEIKGNHSLPGLKVEITHCGQMKRKYRVCNVTRRPASHQTFPLQQENGQTIECTVAQYFKDKYKLILRYPHLPCLQVGQEQKHTYLPLEVCNIVAGQRCIKKLTDNQTSTMIRATARSAPDRQEEISKLMRSANFNNDPYVREFGVMVRDEMTEVNGRVLQAPSILYGGRQNKAIATPIQGVWDMRNKQFHTGIEIKVWAIACFAPQRQCTELLLKAFTDQLRKISRDAGMPIQGQPCFCKYAQGADSVEPMFKHLKYTYQGLQLVVVILPGKTPVYAEVKRVGDTVLGMATQCVQVKNVQKTTPQTLSNLCLKINVKLGGVNNILLPQGRPLVFQQPVIFLGADVTHPPAGDGKKPSIAAVVGSMDAHPSRYCATVRVQQHRQDIIQDLATMVRELLIQFYKSTRFKPTRIIYYRDGISEGQFNQVLQHELLAIREACIKLEKDYQPGITFVVVQKRHHTRLFCMDRNERVGKSGNIPAGTTVDTKITHPSEFDFYLCSHAGIQGTSRPSHYHVLWDDNHFTSDELQVLTYQLCHTYVRCTRSVSIPAPAYYAHLVAFRARYHLVDKEHDSAEGSHTSGQSNGRDQQALAKAVQIHQDTLRTMYFA
- the LOC139373770 gene encoding protein argonaute-2 isoform X6 produces the protein MYSSGAAGAAEMLEPPHSSGSIGSDPPSPPVPEYVFKPPSRPDFGTMGRTIKLQANFFEMEIPKLEVYHYDIDIKPEKCPRRVNREIVEHMVQHFKTQIFGDRKPVYDGRKNLYTAMPLPIGREKVELEVTIPGEGKDRNFKVAIKWVSCVSLQALQEALSGRLPNIPFETIQALDVVMRHLPSMRYTPVGRSFFTPSEGCSNPLGGGREVWFGFHQSVRPSLWKMMLNIDVSATAFYKAQPVIEFMCEVLDFKSIEEQQKPLTDSQRVKFTKEIKGLKVEITHCGQMKRKYRVCNVTRRPASHQTFPLQQENGQTIECTVAQYFKDKYKLILRYPHLPCLQVGQEQKHTYLPLEVCNIVAGQRCIKKLTDNQTSTMIRATARSAPDRQEEISKLMRSANFNNDPYVREFGVMVRDEMTEVNGRVLQAPSILYGGRNKAIATPIQGVWDMRNKQFHTGIEIKVWAIACFAPQRQCTELLLKAFTDQLRKISRDAGMPIQGQPCFCKYAQGADSVEPMFKHLKYTYQGLQLVVVILPGKTPVYAEVKRVGDTVLGMATQCVQVKNVQKTTPQTLSNLCLKINVKLGGVNNILLPQGRPLVFQQPVIFLGADVTHPPAGDGKKPSIAAVVGSMDAHPSRYCATVRVQQHRQDIIQDLATMVRELLIQFYKSTRFKPTRIIYYRDGISEGQFNQVRLEVLQHELLAIREACIKLEKDYQPGITFVVVQKRHHTRLFCMDRNERVGKSGNIPAGTTVDTKITHPSEFDFYLCSHAGIQGTSRPSHYHVLWDDNHFTSDELQVLTYQLCHTYVRCTRSVSIPAPAYYAHLVAFRARYHLVDKEHDSAEGSHTSGQSNGRDQQALAKAVQIHQDTLRTMYFA